The DNA region CGGCAACGGTTCCGCTTGTTCCCGCGGCTGTCTGTCTTTCTCCCATATCCTTTGCTGCCGGTTCTCTTCGCGTATTTCCCGCAATAATTGACGGACGGACACTCGCTCCGGCTCTTGACGAGAAGGTGGATCAGTATCCCTTGCGGTAACCTCGTTGCGCTCGAAGGTATTCTCGGACGGATGGGACGTTTCCGCCGGTTCCTTCTCCGCTGTTGAATGGTCGTCCTCCGATGGAGTCGGCTCCGGCAGTTCGGACTTTCCCATCAATTCATCCAACAAGTCGTCCGTATTCCTTTCTTCTGCGATTTCCTTCGACAGCTCTTGTTCCTGAACTTGCTCGTGACCTGGTTCATGTCCTTGTTCCACAGCAGGAGCTTCGGACATTCCATTGGATTTTTCAATTTCACTCTTAATTTTGGCGGTATCCACAGTGGCCAAGTGGAAACGCTCCACGTTCCGATTGATTTTGGACGCATCCTCCGCCCGGACCATCACATCGCACATCCCGTCCACGTTCTTTTTGTCGCGCAAAGCACAGTACAACACGCCATACCGCTTGGCTTCCTTGCAGAAGGTTGCCAGGTCTTCGTTCTTGACCGCAAATACCTTTAATTCTTTCCCACTGCGCAGCAAACTCTCCAACCGGATGCTGCCCTTTGTTCGTTTTTGTCCTTGCAAGGCCGCAAACAAATATACCGCCAAATGCTTAGCGCCTTCGCCGGAAATCTTGGCCATGACTTCGATGCTTTTCAAGCTCATGTTGACAACCTGATTGGCGGCTTCCGTTTCGGTACTCATCGAAAATTTCCTCCTTTCGATCCTGTGCGCCACTTCTGTTTAACGTCTCTCGTAATTCTCCTGATCGCTCCAAAATGCCTTGAACCAGCTTCACCTCCTTTCGAAGCGAGGCAAGCCGTTTAGAACAAACAGCAATTTGCGTTTTGTATTGTTCTCGCTGGCCAGCATCCTTGCAGCGGCGAATTCGGTTGTACAACGACTTGCGCTTCAGGTGCAGGGATTGGATCTGTTCCTCCAACCTGTCACGGAAAGCGAGAAGCTCCTCTTGATGGGTGAGGCGATACTTGCATAGCAGCTTGGTTTGCTCCATCAATACCGACAAGTGTCTCAAATCCTCCCGAAGTCTAAAGGATGGCTTTTTGACAGGCTTTCGTTTTCTAGGAAGCACACCCATTTCAAACAAGTAGCGGATATATAAAGCTTGCAAGCCGCGCAATTTGCGACCAGACCGAACATGGCTCTTACACATGGCACGTCGTCTGCGGACATGGGATGGCCTTTCCCGTTCAGGTATTCGGTTTCGCAATATTCGCTGCTTGATCGCTTCCTCGGTATAGCCATCGCCTAGACTGCGCAAACGGACAAAGCGTGTCTTTCCAGGCGGCCGTATCGCCATATGTTTAACCGCCGTTTTTAGCTCATAACCTTGCTTTTGTAAATGGGCAAAAAACTGTGTCATCGTCATGGAAGATGCAATAGCCTGATCGATGTCCTGCCGGATTAGCCCTCTCCATGTTGGCTTTCGCTCACGTTCCGCTTTCCATTCTCCATAATGCTTGGCTTTGCTCGGTTCGGGATGCTCAATCACCGATAGCGCATGTTCCTGGCAAAGCCGGTCGGATGTCTGCCTCAGCAGAGCATAGGAAGCTTTGTTGTCGTAATACCGTTTCCCATCCACAAAGGAGACCGAGTTTAACACAAAGTGATTGTGCACATGCTGTTTATCCAAATGGGTCGATACGACGACTTCAAAGCGCTCCCCCCACAACTCCTGCGCTAACTTAACACCGATGGTATGAGCGATTTGCGGCGTTGTCTCCCCCGGCGCAAACGCTTGATAGGCGTGAAAGGCCAAAATGCCGTCCGTCTTAAAAAACCGCCGCTTCGTCCGCTGCATCTGCTCATAAGCCGTTAACGGATCGCAGTTGACACCGCTGACATATAGTTGCTTCTCCGTTTTGGCATCCGCCTGTGTATAAGCGAGTACCTGCTCCAAACCACCTTCGCTACGTTCTGCTGTCTTGTCAGGATTTGCGGCGTAATCCAGCACCCGCTTAAGCCTGTCGGTCACCCCCCAGATTGCGGTCGTTGCCACGTGAAATCCCCCCCCCTTACGGCGGATGCACATTTGGATGCACTGGTGGTCTTCGTTCCGGTTCGGTTACAGCCTGTTGAATCTGCTGGACTGCGTGACGTAAGCGGTCGGCTTCCACCTGAAATGCAGCCCGTTCCAGATGTCCAGTCGTATGGGCCTTCACAGTGAGTTGATTCAGGTTATTCCCAATAGCGTTCAGTTCACGCATCATCGCGTAATAATCCAGGGGCGGTAGCGGTTTGGGAATATACCCATTGATCAATGCCCGAATGTACGCTTCCCGAGAAAGTCCCGTTTTTTTCACTTCTGTCATAAGGCGAGCATGCTCGCTTTCATTTAAGCGAACCAGAAAAGAGATTGGTCGTTTCCTCATTTGCATCACCCCTTTCCGAACATGAGCTTCCGACAGAAAATCTCATCGCCGCGGATCAAATCGAGCATCAAACAATTGCATCGTGCGAACGGGGTCTTAGGGGCTGTGCCACTAACAAGCGAATTTGGATATCCAAATTCAGTGCTTGCTGCAACACGAGACATCCGTCTCGCGTCGCCTTCAAGCACCTGCCGGGAAAAAGAGAGGACCCCAAAAACACAAAAAGACGCCGATTCGCTCAGCGTCTTCCTCAGAACTTTTTTGTTATCGCACCAACCAGCGGTAATCCTGGCGGCAGTCTACAATGAAATCGACATACACGATTTCATCCTGAATCTGATACAACACCAGATACCATTTTTCCACGAACATCTTGTGATACTTGTTTGACGGAATAAATTCAGCTTCCAGAAAAGGATAGCGTTCCGGCATTTTCGCCAAGGAACGTATCGCTTGCAGCAATTCGTTTTTCGTTTTTCGCGCCGCATCCGGATTTTTTTCCGCAAGGAATCGCACATGAACCGCCAGCATTTGGCGGGCGCGATCGGAAACGACGATCTTATAACGGGGCATCTTTTCCATGCTGAACCTCGTCTATAATGCCCTCCAGGTAAGCGTCCAGTTCATCCGGCGTCACACCAACACGGCCCGCCAAACGATCCTCTTGCACAGCGAGCAGTTCTTCGCGCAGCTTTAACATCTTCTCGCGACGGGAAAACGTCTCAATGTCCATCACGACGAGATCGCCTTCACCGTTCTTGGT from Paenibacillus macerans includes:
- a CDS encoding relaxase/mobilization nuclease domain-containing protein, whose product is MATTAIWGVTDRLKRVLDYAANPDKTAERSEGGLEQVLAYTQADAKTEKQLYVSGVNCDPLTAYEQMQRTKRRFFKTDGILAFHAYQAFAPGETTPQIAHTIGVKLAQELWGERFEVVVSTHLDKQHVHNHFVLNSVSFVDGKRYYDNKASYALLRQTSDRLCQEHALSVIEHPEPSKAKHYGEWKAERERKPTWRGLIRQDIDQAIASSMTMTQFFAHLQKQGYELKTAVKHMAIRPPGKTRFVRLRSLGDGYTEEAIKQRILRNRIPERERPSHVRRRRAMCKSHVRSGRKLRGLQALYIRYLFEMGVLPRKRKPVKKPSFRLREDLRHLSVLMEQTKLLCKYRLTHQEELLAFRDRLEEQIQSLHLKRKSLYNRIRRCKDAGQREQYKTQIAVCSKRLASLRKEVKLVQGILERSGELRETLNRSGAQDRKEEIFDEYRNGSRQSGCQHELEKHRSHGQDFRRRR
- a CDS encoding PcfB family protein yields the protein MSTETEAANQVVNMSLKSIEVMAKISGEGAKHLAVYLFAALQGQKRTKGSIRLESLLRSGKELKVFAVKNEDLATFCKEAKRYGVLYCALRDKKNVDGMCDVMVRAEDASKINRNVERFHLATVDTAKIKSEIEKSNGMSEAPAVEQGHEPGHEQVQEQELSKEIAEERNTDDLLDELMGKSELPEPTPSEDDHSTAEKEPAETSHPSENTFERNEVTARDTDPPSRQEPERVSVRQLLREIREENRQQRIWEKDRQPREQAEPLPSRKERIAADKQQANKAKGRKRGKAK
- a CDS encoding type II toxin-antitoxin system RelE/ParE family toxin, with the protein product MEKMPRYKIVVSDRARQMLAVHVRFLAEKNPDAARKTKNELLQAIRSLAKMPERYPFLEAEFIPSNKYHKMFVEKWYLVLYQIQDEIVYVDFIVDCRQDYRWLVR
- a CDS encoding plasmid mobilization protein, with amino-acid sequence MRKRPISFLVRLNESEHARLMTEVKKTGLSREAYIRALINGYIPKPLPPLDYYAMMRELNAIGNNLNQLTVKAHTTGHLERAAFQVEADRLRHAVQQIQQAVTEPERRPPVHPNVHPP
- a CDS encoding type II toxin-antitoxin system Phd/YefM family antitoxin; this translates as MIIKPSASIRQNYNEIADLCKSSGEPVYLTKNGEGDLVVMDIETFSRREKMLKLREELLAVQEDRLAGRVGVTPDELDAYLEGIIDEVQHGKDAPL